A stretch of Thermomicrobium roseum DSM 5159 DNA encodes these proteins:
- the fliG gene encoding flagellar motor switch protein FliG: MTAQPTLRQANQAQPLKGAAKAAALLMALGPDFSAKVLQHLQEHEIEAITVKVATMPRLSEEEVRQVLDEAHEMAVVHRYLAVGGIEYAREMLARAMGLERANALIDRVVTMNPPAPFEFLRKSDPRQMAMFLQNEHPQTIALILSHLPPVQAAAVISHLNEDLQAEVARRIATIDRTPAEIVKRVEEIMRRRMSSLLTQDSRTVGGVAHLVAILSKVDRSTEKHILERLTEVDPMLAEEVRKLMFTFDDLILLDDRSLQRVLREVDMRDLALALKAARDELKEKIFRNMSQRAAELLREEISYLGPVRIRAVEEAQQRIVSIVRRLEEAEEIVISRGEEAILG, translated from the coding sequence ATGACAGCGCAACCGACCCTCCGCCAAGCGAACCAGGCGCAGCCACTCAAGGGGGCAGCCAAGGCGGCAGCACTGCTCATGGCGTTGGGGCCCGACTTCTCCGCCAAGGTGCTGCAGCACCTGCAGGAGCACGAGATCGAGGCGATCACCGTGAAGGTGGCAACGATGCCACGCCTGAGCGAGGAGGAGGTCCGTCAAGTCCTCGACGAGGCGCACGAGATGGCTGTCGTCCACCGGTATCTGGCGGTCGGTGGGATCGAATACGCGCGGGAGATGCTGGCCCGGGCGATGGGGCTAGAGCGGGCGAACGCGCTGATCGATCGCGTGGTGACGATGAATCCACCGGCGCCATTCGAGTTCCTGCGCAAGTCGGATCCACGCCAAATGGCGATGTTCCTCCAGAACGAGCATCCGCAGACGATCGCCTTGATCCTCTCGCACCTGCCGCCCGTGCAGGCGGCCGCGGTGATCAGTCATCTCAACGAGGACTTGCAAGCTGAGGTCGCGCGGCGCATCGCGACGATCGATCGTACTCCCGCGGAGATCGTCAAGCGGGTGGAGGAGATCATGCGGCGGCGGATGTCCTCCCTCCTCACGCAGGATTCGCGGACCGTCGGTGGTGTCGCGCACCTGGTCGCGATCCTGAGCAAGGTCGATCGCAGTACCGAGAAACACATTCTGGAGCGCTTGACCGAAGTCGATCCGATGCTGGCCGAAGAGGTTCGCAAGCTGATGTTCACGTTCGACGATTTGATCCTCCTGGACGATCGCTCGCTGCAACGCGTGCTGCGCGAGGTGGACATGCGCGATCTGGCACTGGCCCTGAAGGCGGCGCGCGACGAGCTCAAGGAGAAGATTTTCCGCAACATGTCGCAGCGGGCAGCCGAACTGTTGCGCGAGGAGATCAGCTATCTGGGGCCAGTGCGCATCCGGGCGGTCGAGGAGGCGCAGCAGCGGATCGTCTCGATCGTGCGGCGGCTGGAGGAGGCGGAAGAGATCGTGATCTCGCGGGGCGAGGAGGCGATCCTTGGCTAG
- a CDS encoding FliH/SctL family protein, with product MASARVVKRREASTAGDTLVVPQPSPHDRELAVRLLAEAEARAAAIVAAAEEEARAIRAAVEAELESLQQQLWEAALVEARRQVEAELAAEQRELLARFRALVERAVLREEEIRQAMARLLVELSVLVAETVLRREVERDGELLGRLAQAALEHAPSAPVTHLIVHPEDVERARDWLARAWNGRPPVEVVGDQHVDRGSCVLGTPVGFVDARISTQLEAVRRALSEVADDA from the coding sequence TTGGCTAGCGCTCGGGTGGTCAAGCGTCGCGAAGCGTCGACTGCGGGCGATACGCTGGTCGTCCCGCAGCCGTCACCGCACGACCGCGAGTTGGCCGTTCGTCTCCTCGCGGAAGCGGAAGCGCGAGCGGCGGCGATCGTGGCGGCGGCTGAGGAGGAAGCGCGAGCGATCCGGGCCGCGGTGGAAGCCGAACTCGAGTCGTTGCAGCAGCAGCTGTGGGAGGCCGCACTGGTCGAGGCTCGTCGTCAGGTGGAGGCAGAACTCGCGGCGGAGCAGCGCGAGCTGCTCGCCCGGTTCCGGGCACTGGTGGAGCGCGCGGTGTTGCGGGAGGAAGAAATCCGGCAAGCCATGGCGCGCCTGCTGGTGGAACTGAGCGTCCTCGTCGCTGAGACGGTCCTCCGGCGCGAGGTCGAGCGTGACGGGGAGTTGCTGGGCCGGCTCGCGCAGGCGGCGCTCGAGCATGCGCCGAGCGCCCCAGTGACGCACCTCATCGTCCATCCGGAGGATGTGGAGCGAGCGCGCGATTGGTTGGCGCGGGCGTGGAACGGGCGCCCGCCGGTCGAGGTGGTCGGTGACCAACATGTCGATCGGGGCAGCTGCGTCCTAGGAACACCGGTCGGCTTCGTCGATGCGCGGATCTCGACGCAGCTGGAGGCAGTGCGACGGGCCCTCTCGGAGGTTGCCGATGACGCTTGA
- a CDS encoding FliI/YscN family ATPase: MTLETVLDRFRDRLRDLQPIQREGRVVRGIGLTVEAIGLDLQIGDLCHIFPSLSEEGRLAAEVVGFHDERLILVPLAELRGVRHGSRVVRAPEALHVPVGPELLGRVIDGLGRPIDGKGPLRCRRRLRIGGAPPSPLQRAPIRDILPTGVRTIDALLTCGRGQRLGIFAGSGVGKSTLLGMISRNAVCDVRVIALIGERGREVQEFIERDLGPAGLEQAVVVVSTSDQPALMRIKAAWTATLIAEYFRDRGMSVVLMMDSVTRLAMAQREVGLAAGEPPATRGYPPSVFALLPRLLERAGNAEQGSITAFYTVLVEGDDLNEPISDTVRGILDGHIVLARTLADRGHYPAIDVLASVSRLMPSLVTPDHRALASEVRELLAAYESARDLIDIGAYVHGTNPTVDRALSLMPEIRRFLQQKPEERATFAETVAWLERLLRGERVARATSAG, from the coding sequence ATGACGCTTGAAACAGTACTCGACCGCTTCCGCGACCGCTTACGCGACCTCCAGCCGATCCAGCGCGAGGGGCGGGTCGTCCGGGGCATCGGGTTGACGGTGGAGGCGATCGGGCTGGATCTGCAGATCGGCGACCTCTGCCACATCTTTCCCAGTCTCTCCGAAGAGGGACGGTTAGCGGCTGAAGTCGTCGGTTTCCATGACGAGCGCCTAATACTGGTTCCGCTGGCGGAACTCCGCGGGGTGCGACATGGCAGCCGGGTCGTTCGAGCACCCGAAGCGCTCCACGTGCCGGTCGGGCCCGAACTCCTGGGACGAGTGATCGACGGGCTCGGTCGACCGATCGACGGCAAGGGACCGCTGCGCTGTCGGCGGCGCCTGCGGATCGGTGGCGCACCACCGAGCCCCTTGCAGCGGGCACCGATCCGCGACATCTTGCCGACCGGCGTCAGGACGATCGACGCGCTGTTGACGTGCGGGCGCGGTCAGCGCCTCGGAATCTTCGCCGGCTCAGGCGTGGGGAAGAGCACGCTCCTCGGCATGATCAGCCGCAACGCGGTGTGCGACGTGCGGGTGATCGCCCTGATCGGCGAACGGGGACGAGAGGTCCAGGAGTTCATCGAGCGTGACCTCGGCCCCGCCGGCCTGGAGCAGGCCGTGGTGGTGGTGTCCACCTCGGACCAACCGGCCTTGATGCGCATCAAGGCAGCATGGACGGCCACCCTCATCGCCGAATACTTCCGCGACCGCGGCATGAGTGTGGTGCTGATGATGGATTCAGTGACGCGACTGGCGATGGCGCAACGGGAGGTCGGGCTGGCTGCTGGTGAGCCACCGGCCACGCGCGGGTACCCGCCCTCGGTTTTCGCTCTGTTGCCGCGACTGCTGGAGCGGGCGGGCAATGCCGAGCAGGGCAGCATCACGGCGTTCTATACCGTGCTGGTCGAGGGTGACGACCTCAACGAGCCGATCAGCGATACGGTACGAGGCATCCTGGACGGTCACATCGTGCTCGCACGCACCCTCGCCGATCGTGGGCACTATCCGGCGATCGATGTCCTGGCCAGCGTGAGTCGGCTCATGCCGAGCCTGGTCACACCGGACCATCGAGCGCTGGCGAGCGAGGTCCGCGAGCTCTTAGCGGCCTACGAAAGCGCGCGGGACTTGATCGATATCGGCGCCTATGTCCACGGAACGAATCCAACCGTCGATCGAGCGCTCAGTCTCATGCCGGAGATCCGGCGCTTCCTGCAACAGAAACCGGAGGAGCGCGCGACCTTTGCCGAGACCGTCGCTTGGTTGGAGCGACTGCTGCGGGGTGAACGGGTCGCGAGGGCAACGAGCGCAGGCTGA
- the fliF gene encoding flagellar basal-body MS-ring/collar protein FliF, with the protein MLRRFAPYWESVRERWDGLSQNRRVAIVAVGLAALFTVALLLLLQPPQQYAPLFTGLSADDAAAIIDQLRQQGVPYKLSNDGTTISVPVEQVAKLRLALAAQGLPKSGTLGFELFDRSSFGVTDFQQRVNYQRALEGELARTISQLDGVRSARVHLVIPEESLFSDQQQPTTAAVVLQLKPGSRLTDEQVRGVVHLVSASVPGLQPEHVTVVDESGNALWSGGGVAAAGGMSDHLKAQRAFETAMATQLQTVVARVVGNNNAAVQVSASFDWDQRQVDSEIYSPNGTQPQVRSQQERVQTSEGTASGPIGIPGVDSNVGSYQEGAAQQNQQRSELRETTVNYELSRQVERVVQAPGKVQRLSVAVVLNSAAVDPAVAEQVRDLVAAAAGIVPERGDQVTVSVVPFTTATAEESAAQPTLMDRLLEAARLGAIVLIPLLALLIAWRVLAAQRSALPPVPRYEVATQVLPGAAAGAAAPSVAGGGAAGLPGQAEAALKPPSGPPPTLRELQELAKKDPATVAHVVRAWLNEE; encoded by the coding sequence ATGCTGCGGCGATTCGCCCCATATTGGGAGAGTGTCAGGGAGCGATGGGACGGTCTGAGCCAGAACCGGCGAGTGGCGATCGTCGCCGTTGGTCTCGCGGCGCTCTTCACGGTGGCGCTTCTCCTGCTCCTCCAGCCGCCGCAACAGTATGCGCCGCTCTTTACCGGCCTTTCGGCCGATGATGCTGCTGCGATCATCGACCAGCTCCGTCAACAGGGGGTGCCGTACAAACTGAGCAACGACGGGACGACGATCAGCGTTCCAGTGGAGCAAGTCGCCAAGCTTCGCCTCGCTCTGGCAGCACAGGGGTTACCGAAGAGCGGAACGCTCGGCTTCGAACTGTTCGATCGTTCCTCGTTCGGTGTGACCGACTTCCAGCAGCGGGTCAATTACCAGCGGGCCCTCGAGGGCGAGCTGGCGCGGACGATCAGCCAGCTGGACGGTGTCCGGTCGGCGCGTGTCCATCTGGTCATACCGGAAGAGTCGCTCTTCAGCGACCAGCAACAGCCGACGACGGCTGCAGTGGTGCTGCAGCTCAAGCCGGGTAGCCGGCTGACGGACGAGCAAGTGCGCGGGGTGGTGCATCTCGTTTCAGCCTCGGTCCCTGGCTTGCAGCCGGAGCATGTGACCGTGGTCGACGAGAGCGGAAACGCCCTCTGGTCGGGTGGTGGAGTCGCAGCTGCTGGTGGCATGAGCGATCACTTGAAAGCACAGCGTGCTTTCGAGACCGCGATGGCGACCCAGCTGCAGACGGTCGTGGCGCGCGTGGTGGGAAACAACAACGCTGCGGTGCAGGTCAGCGCGAGCTTCGACTGGGACCAGCGTCAGGTCGATAGCGAGATCTACAGCCCCAACGGGACGCAACCGCAGGTGCGCAGCCAGCAGGAACGTGTGCAGACGAGCGAGGGGACCGCCAGCGGCCCGATCGGCATACCGGGAGTCGACAGCAACGTCGGGAGTTACCAGGAAGGTGCGGCGCAGCAGAATCAGCAGCGAAGCGAACTCCGCGAGACCACGGTCAACTATGAACTGTCGCGCCAGGTCGAGCGCGTCGTCCAGGCACCGGGCAAAGTGCAGCGGCTGTCGGTGGCGGTGGTGCTGAACAGCGCGGCGGTCGATCCAGCGGTGGCCGAGCAGGTCCGTGACCTCGTGGCGGCTGCGGCCGGCATCGTCCCGGAGCGGGGCGATCAGGTGACCGTGAGTGTCGTGCCGTTCACGACAGCGACGGCCGAGGAGAGCGCAGCGCAGCCGACTTTGATGGATCGGTTGCTGGAAGCGGCGCGGCTCGGTGCGATCGTCCTGATCCCGCTGCTCGCGTTGCTGATCGCGTGGCGGGTCCTCGCCGCTCAGCGGTCAGCGTTGCCGCCGGTCCCGCGTTACGAGGTCGCGACTCAGGTCTTACCGGGTGCGGCAGCGGGTGCGGCTGCGCCGTCCGTGGCAGGTGGTGGAGCGGCCGGCTTACCCGGCCAGGCCGAGGCAGCGCTGAAACCGCCGAGTGGGCCTCCGCCGACACTGCGGGAATTGCAGGAGTTGGCGAAGAAGGATCCGGCGACGGTCGCCCACGTGGTCCGGGCCTGGTTGAACGAGGAGTGA
- the fliJ gene encoding flagellar export protein FliJ, protein MVRLLRQRAKRMERLLEHRQSLVEEAQRQLAEQQRWVATCEAVLAQLAASQRSLAAGLAQLANRSVDAEVLAGAETYESWLEQRRAEEAARLEQAKRRAELARAALIAQRREAKKLELVRARWLSEAQRREQAAETALLDELATVRAARRLLTDQ, encoded by the coding sequence ATGGTGCGACTGCTGCGGCAACGAGCCAAGCGAATGGAGCGCTTGCTCGAGCACCGGCAGAGCCTGGTGGAGGAGGCGCAGCGGCAGCTGGCGGAACAGCAGCGGTGGGTGGCTACTTGCGAGGCGGTCCTGGCACAGCTCGCGGCATCGCAGCGCTCGCTGGCGGCCGGGCTGGCGCAGCTGGCCAACCGCTCGGTGGACGCTGAGGTCCTGGCTGGTGCGGAGACGTACGAATCGTGGCTCGAGCAGCGACGCGCGGAGGAGGCAGCGCGGCTCGAGCAGGCCAAGCGCCGAGCGGAGCTGGCTCGTGCCGCGTTGATCGCACAGCGGCGAGAGGCCAAGAAGCTGGAGCTGGTACGAGCGCGTTGGCTGAGCGAAGCACAGCGTCGGGAGCAGGCCGCCGAAACGGCGCTCCTGGACGAACTGGCGACCGTGCGCGCTGCCCGGCGCCTGCTGACCGACCAATGA
- the flgB gene encoding flagellar basal body rod protein FlgB, whose amino-acid sequence MAGTIDPIGVLARTLDALALRQQVTASNVANAETPGFRGQAVRFEDLLQAMLNGTFARLPLVRTDSRHIAVTASSPSALQPEVVELTGTRYRPDGNNVDIEREMGLLAETTLRYSAVSEVLARRLAMLRAMASGGQGS is encoded by the coding sequence ATGGCCGGAACGATCGATCCGATCGGTGTGCTTGCGCGGACGCTCGATGCGCTCGCCTTGCGTCAGCAGGTGACGGCGAGCAATGTCGCCAATGCCGAAACCCCCGGCTTCCGTGGCCAAGCGGTCCGGTTCGAGGATCTCCTCCAGGCGATGTTGAACGGCACCTTCGCGCGATTGCCCCTGGTGCGGACCGATTCACGTCACATCGCGGTGACAGCGAGTTCGCCCAGTGCCCTCCAGCCGGAAGTCGTCGAGCTCACCGGAACGCGCTATCGACCGGACGGCAACAATGTGGACATCGAGCGCGAGATGGGGCTCCTGGCGGAGACGACGCTCCGCTACAGCGCGGTGAGCGAAGTCCTGGCGCGACGCCTGGCCATGCTGCGTGCCATGGCGAGCGGCGGTCAGGGTAGCTGA
- a CDS encoding peptidoglycan DD-metalloendopeptidase family protein, translating to MAGLTIPPEIIASMPVRFGIRSPQLGGSTGASSQFWALLAQRGVVPAAPPANSDPLAMLRGAWPVSGTVTSTYGPRSLLPGETFHSGIDIAVPEGTPVCATGDGTVRFVGNTDGYGLRIEVDHGNGVTTLYGHLSAADVRPGQRVQRGQVIGKSGNTGLSTGPHLHYEIRQNGRAVDPGPLLRAAPKGSAQGIERISALPYGRAILQAAQRYGLDPALLAAMVKVESGFDPRAVSPAGAKGLLQLMDTTAAALGVRDPFDPTQNLDGGARYFSQLLQRFGGDVSLALAAYNAGPGAVEQAGGVPPYPETHRYVSAVLATWRALGGTG from the coding sequence GTGGCGGGTCTCACGATTCCACCCGAGATCATCGCGAGCATGCCGGTCCGCTTCGGTATCCGGTCACCGCAGCTGGGTGGCTCGACCGGAGCGAGCAGTCAGTTTTGGGCGCTCCTGGCTCAGCGTGGCGTCGTCCCCGCTGCACCGCCTGCAAACAGTGATCCACTGGCGATGTTGCGCGGTGCCTGGCCGGTGAGCGGCACGGTGACTTCGACCTACGGACCGCGGTCGCTGCTTCCGGGTGAGACGTTCCATTCGGGGATCGATATCGCGGTTCCCGAGGGGACGCCAGTGTGCGCGACGGGCGACGGCACCGTGCGCTTCGTCGGGAACACGGACGGGTATGGGTTGCGGATCGAAGTGGATCACGGGAACGGCGTGACGACACTGTACGGGCATCTCAGTGCGGCTGACGTGCGGCCCGGGCAGCGGGTGCAGCGGGGGCAGGTGATCGGCAAGTCCGGCAATACCGGTCTCTCGACCGGGCCACACCTGCACTACGAGATCCGGCAGAACGGGCGTGCGGTCGACCCCGGGCCGTTGCTGCGTGCTGCGCCGAAAGGATCGGCACAGGGGATCGAGCGGATCTCGGCTCTTCCCTATGGTCGGGCGATCCTCCAGGCAGCGCAGCGGTACGGGTTGGATCCTGCTCTGCTGGCGGCGATGGTCAAGGTCGAGAGCGGTTTCGATCCACGGGCCGTTTCGCCAGCGGGAGCGAAGGGACTGCTGCAGCTGATGGACACGACGGCGGCGGCACTCGGCGTGCGCGATCCCTTCGACCCGACGCAAAACCTGGACGGCGGCGCCCGCTACTTCAGCCAGCTCTTGCAGCGGTTCGGCGGCGATGTCTCGCTTGCGCTGGCCGCGTACAACGCAGGCCCGGGCGCAGTCGAGCAGGCAGGTGGGGTCCCGCCGTACCCGGAGACGCACCGGTACGTCAGCGCGGTGCTCGCGACCTGGCGCGCGCTGGGCGGAACAGGATGA